The Delphinus delphis chromosome 2, mDelDel1.2, whole genome shotgun sequence genome contains a region encoding:
- the LOC132418056 gene encoding histone H3.3A-like, with protein MRQFLQESVGVGTEHVGQLQHTGGPYTRARTKQTARKSTGGKAPRKQLATKAARKSAPSTGGVKKPHRYRPGTVALLEIRRYQKSTELLIGKLPFQRLVRETAQDFKTDLRFQTAAIGALQEASEADLVDLFEDTNLCAIHTKRVTIMPKDIQLARRIRGERA; from the exons ATGAGGCAGTTCCTACAGGAATCTGTGGGAGTAGGAACCGAACATGTAGGGCAACTTCAACATACAG GAGGTCCCTATACCAGGGCTCGTACAAAGCAGACTGCCCGCAAATCGACCGGTGGTAAAGCACCGAGGAAGCAATTGGCTACAAAAGCCGCTCGCAAGAGTGCGCCCTCTACTGGAGGGGTGAAGAAACCTCATCGTTACAGGCCTGGCACCGTGGCACTCCTTGAAATTAGACGTTATCAGAAGTCCACGGAACTTCTGATTGGCAAACTTCCCTTCCAGCGTCTGGTGCGGGAAACTGCTCAGGACTTCAAAACAGATCTGCGCTTCCAGACTGCAGCTATTGGTGCTTTGCAGGAGGCAAGTGAGGCCGATCTGGTTGACCTTTTTGAAGACACCAACCTGTGTGCTATCCATACCAAACGTGTAACAATTATGCCAAAAGACATACAGCTAGCACGCCGCATACGTGGAGAACGTGCTTAA